The window AAGGTGATGCCAAGTGACACATGGTCAGTTACAAAGTAGAGGTTTACAATGTTAAAAAAACTTGAATCCCATAGTGAGATTTTTCATGGTaattctttgtttaaatatacCACATTTGAACGGCAGTCATTGCTTCACTGTGTACAGATGTCTCTGATGTCTAACCTGTATTTCTGTTCTATGTTCTAGGAACACACATGTAAGGTAATATGATGAACATGAGATACGATTTTGATATTCAGTGTCTTACATTTCCAAAAACCACCTTACTACATTTATGAGGAAAACACAATACATAGTCATCTGCTAGTCAAGACTGGTGATCAGAGCTAAGATTAATGCCAAGTTTCAAACTTGTGCTTCACTCCACAAAGTTACATAGAAGTTAAGATTTCCATTTAATCGAAGTCACTAGATGTTTAGCtatcaaaaatgaaatgtctagaaaaagtatttaaaaaagtaacaacaaaaaaaatacgCCCAGTAGTTGAGATCCATAAGATCTGTGTTTTAATAACTAATTGATCCTCATAACAAGAATTCAGAGAGTGAAATTACAGTAcacaaatcaaaatataaacTAACCTATTCCTACCTATACAATATACATTAGGAATGCAAGCTCTgtaacaatataaaaatgcttttacacACAGTAGTTGCAAAAAGCTGTTCGGTAATTCCAAGggcttgtagaaaaaaaaaaaagtcttccagcATTAATCTTAAATTATTGGCAATctgttggggaaaaataataaagaattactgagaagaatttaaaaaccaCACTGATCAGAAACTTTCATTTTGGGGGTTCAAGCTAAGAAAACTGACACTGGGGACAATGAAGTCCAtaataatttgtgtttttctcaaaGTATACAAAACATAGATcctgtaacaagaaaaaaaaaacatttcaaatatatatgtgcCTATTACACAGGCTGCGTAGTGTTCTAGAACTAATCTCAGAATTTCAGGCATGAGGCCGAGACATACCTTATTTAGCcacctaaaaaaagaaaacattaatctAATATCACGTGTGTTCATTTACCAGTTCCCTTCCACGGATTGCAAAAATCAAGTTCTGTACAAACCGAAATGAAATCTTAGCACTCACATATTGCAGTTAGGCTCCAACACACAGCCCTTGTTTATGCTGGAATGCTTTGGCATTCCTGCATTGCCCCTTCCTTCTGAAATACCTTTAGCAACAGTTGTAAATGCTGCATGAGGTCAccactttaatttctttatatattttagtaCCAGATTCTTAATCGCTGTTTGCCAAATGGATGAGACATCTACTTCTCTAATGTTTTTATGCAGGAACTTTCCAACTCTTCTCCTTTCCAAGCAGCAAAGATGGTCATTATTCCAGCTCTTACCAAGACTATCAGAGTGCGTGAACAAGAGAGGATGAATACAGCTATTGCAGTTCCTCAAAACTAATTATGCATGAAGAAAACATCCTTGGTGAAGAAACTAACAAGTTCCTGCTGAAGGGAGCTTCCTGCACATTCACTTACTGTAACGTAtagcactgctctgcaggaaTTTCAGACTACCTtgcaaatcaaaagaaaatttcattttagtcTTTTAAAATCGGTAATTTCAAGCGACCTGACAATTTGTTTCAAGGCTAGCAAGTGATTGTCTCACTTTAACTCTTGTTAGTAGCAGGGGTCTTGTTCTCGCCTTCCAGTTCTTCGACTCCAGCTTGTGTCATGAGGTCTGCTATATTTTTCTCCAGGTCATCTATGCGACAGCTCATGTCATCAAGTTCACTGGTGTTAAGGAATATGACCACAAAGCAGTAGTGTTGTCAggttgttggttttggttttgattatgGCTTTGCTCAAACTGTTATGATCACTTTAAATGTATCTTACAAATCCCACTggaaatatacataaaaaataattttacagtgGTATAGTAGCTATCGGACTTCTAAAAAGGATATTTCGTCCAATTATTTGGTCAGACATGGTTTGAAATTTGTCCTGCATTTGCTGAAGCAACGTCTGCACCtagtaaaaaggaaaagaaaaacaagtaagaagcctgttttgtttccattaaagAGGCTGTCACAGCATTTACCCTTATATTACCAGAATGTGTAACAACGtgattttttccattgctgaGCTCAAGCTTTGCAGTATAATCCCGTATTTGGGTACTGCATTATACAAACACGTACACACACATGAGAATTGACACTCGGCCACCAATTTCAAGACGGGGCACACCACGACCACCCCACAGCAGCCGTCTCCAGCTCCCCGCGCTCATCCCGCGGCCAACCCCTCCCGGTTATGAGCCCTTcagcctctccctcccctcGCTGCCCCCCAGCTCCGACCGGGGCTGCCCCTCAGGGAGCGGGGCCGACACCCGGCGGGCCCagagccgggccgggcgggcCCCAGCATCCCCTCGGGGTAACGCAGCCGCCTCGCGGTGCCGGCCGGGGCTCGGGCGCACCACGGCGGTGAGGTCCTGCACGCTCTTGGGGTCGGGCTCGGCCATGCTGGGCTCGGGGCGGCTCGGCGGGCGCTCGGCTCCACTGCGGCACCGCTTCCGGGACGCGCCCCGCCGCTTCCTCCGCGGGAGCGTCTCGCGCGAAGAGCAGGGCCCGGGGTGCTGTGGGAAGCGTAGTCCGAGCCGCCTGAGGGGGCGGTCGGGCGGGAACAGCCCGCTGGTGGCCGGTGAtggcccctgccctgcccttctgCTGGTGTAGCGGGGAGAATCGTGCTGTCATAGTATCAGTATCAACAGTCATGGTGTCAAAGCGTCACAGAGTCGATGCTGAAGAAGAACTTCAAGGTCATCAAGTCCACCAAACACCACAAGCCCACATCTCTAAGTGCCACCTACACGTCTCTTAAATAGCTCCAGGGATGGcagctccaccaccacccctgGCAGCCTGTTTCAATGCCTAACCAGCCTGtctgtgaagaaattcctcCTGACATCCAAGCCAGGCCTTCCGTCACACAATTTGAGGCTATTTCCTCACTTCTCTTGTCACTTGTCACAGTGAAGAAGAGATCACCACCTTCTTCACTGCAGCCTCCTGTCAGGCAGTTGGAGGAACAATGAGGTCTCCtcaccctcctcttctccagactgccCCATTTCCCCAAGCTGCTCCCCATAAGTCTCATCTTCCAGTCCCTTCTCCAGCTTCGTTGCTCTTCTCTGAGCGC is drawn from Oxyura jamaicensis isolate SHBP4307 breed ruddy duck chromosome 11, BPBGC_Ojam_1.0, whole genome shotgun sequence and contains these coding sequences:
- the HSBP1 gene encoding heat shock factor-binding protein 1, coding for MAEPDPKSVQDLTAVVQTLLQQMQDKFQTMSDQIIGRIDDMSCRIDDLEKNIADLMTQAGVEELEGENKTPATNKS